The Candidatus Edwardsbacteria bacterium region AGTTCACATCCTTTGCAGCGGGTCTCATCGACCCTGATTTCTGGCATAGTGGACCTCCTGAAATTATATATTGATGATTTTAATTGACGGTAAACAAGGCCCTTTTATTGTATCAGAATTGAACAGGATTTTCAAGGGAAATAAAAAAGAGGCTGCCTTAACAACCTCTTTAAATAACCGAAGAATTCGTTTATTAATCGTGAATGTATGCTTCCTCGCCATGCAAACTGGCATCAAGGCCGTTCATCTCTTCGGCCTCGGTGGTTCTAACCGGTGAAAACTTGTTGATGACGATCAATGCCAAGTAGGAGAAAAGAAAAGCATATATCGAAGCGCCCACCACGGCCACGGTCTGCTTGACAAAAAACCCGGGATTGCCGTAGAACCATCCGTTGGCCCCGTTGGCATTAACCGTAGTGGTGGCGAACAATCCCAGCAGGAGGACACCGATGGTCCCGCCGACGCCGTGAACCCCCCAGACATCCAGGGAATCATCCCAGCCCAGCTTGTTTTTAAGGTTTATGGCGCCGTAGCATACCATCCCGGCAATGATGCCTATCATGGCTGCTGTCTGGACGGTGACATAGCCGGCGGCCGGGGTTATGGTGGCCAGCCCGGCGATCGATCCGGTCAGCAGACCCAAGAGCTTCGGTTTCTTTTCAAAGATCCAGGCCATTATCAGCCAGGTGATGGCGGCGAATGACGCGGCGGTATCGGTGTTCAAAAAAGCCAGCGAAGTGATCTGATCCACCCGCAATTCGCTTCCGGCGTTGAAGCCGTACCATCCGAACCACAGCAGGCCGGTTCCCAGGGCCACCAGCGGGATGCTGTGAGGGCCGCGCTCGGCCACCCGGCGGCGCCCCACGTAGAACACCGAGGCCAGGGCCGCCATCCCGGCTATGGCATGCACCACTATTCCGCCGGCGAAATCCAGCACCCCCCAGCTTTGCAGAAGGCCGCCGCCCCAGATCATATGGA contains the following coding sequences:
- a CDS encoding ammonium transporter, yielding MFDTGNTGFMLVATSLVMLMTPGLAFFYGGLVGRKNVLAIMLQSFVSMGWTSVLWFAFGYSMCFSGTMAGGTDIAGIIGNFNMAFFKGIDVMTPLAGNNIPLFVFIAYQMMFAIITPALITGAFTNRIRFVPYLMFLTVWLIFVYFPMVHMIWGGGLLQSWGVLDFAGGIVVHAIAGMAALASVFYVGRRRVAERGPHSIPLVALGTGLLWFGWYGFNAGSELRVDQITSLAFLNTDTAASFAAITWLIMAWIFEKKPKLLGLLTGSIAGLATITPAAGYVTVQTAAMIGIIAGMVCYGAINLKNKLGWDDSLDVWGVHGVGGTIGVLLLGLFATTTVNANGANGWFYGNPGFFVKQTVAVVGASIYAFLFSYLALIVINKFSPVRTTEAEEMNGLDASLHGEEAYIHD